In Ruania zhangjianzhongii, the following proteins share a genomic window:
- a CDS encoding glycosyltransferase family 4 protein — MKNVLVLNQFALPRDQGGGTRHAELFDHLEEWTVRIMAGNRNHYSQERFTTTDNRFDLIPVPAQAGHPAQRVAGWLVYAARVVVRSFRSRPLDLVYASSPHLFAPAAGVIISRVRRVPLIVEVRDLWPESMVAAGVIRRDSKIHRMLSSLERRVLNAADHIVAVTPGWREHFSSLGIQDSRVTVVPNGTDPWVVPMDYDRSAMRQKLGLAGFSAIFAGAHGPANGLHLVLDAARELPDVKFVLMGNGPAKAQIMAQAMAEHLANVEFWDGVSKSALMEILAAFDVGIHSLAPMSVLEKGMSPNKLFDYVAAGIPAVSNCEKGLRLVFPEDESVLLGPADSLAETVSRVKKMSRGERSARVAAGSRILDSDYSRTNSRRKLQGVITEVLRTSKSGTR, encoded by the coding sequence ATGAAGAACGTCCTTGTGCTCAACCAGTTCGCTCTGCCACGTGACCAGGGAGGCGGAACCCGGCACGCCGAACTCTTCGATCATCTCGAAGAGTGGACGGTACGCATCATGGCTGGAAATCGAAACCACTACAGCCAGGAGCGATTTACCACAACAGACAACAGGTTTGACCTGATCCCGGTTCCAGCGCAAGCGGGCCATCCCGCTCAGCGTGTGGCAGGCTGGTTGGTGTATGCGGCCCGAGTGGTTGTTCGTAGTTTTCGCAGCAGGCCACTGGACCTCGTGTATGCCTCGAGTCCGCACCTGTTTGCACCTGCGGCTGGCGTGATCATCTCACGGGTGAGGCGCGTCCCCCTGATCGTCGAGGTGCGTGACCTTTGGCCAGAATCAATGGTCGCTGCTGGAGTCATTCGTCGTGATAGCAAGATCCACAGGATGCTCTCCTCTCTGGAAAGGCGCGTTCTGAACGCGGCGGATCACATCGTCGCGGTGACGCCCGGGTGGCGCGAACATTTCTCCTCGCTCGGCATCCAGGACTCTCGCGTGACCGTCGTGCCGAACGGGACCGATCCTTGGGTCGTCCCCATGGATTATGATCGATCAGCCATGCGTCAGAAGCTTGGCCTTGCCGGCTTCTCCGCGATATTCGCCGGAGCCCATGGCCCAGCGAACGGTCTGCACCTGGTTCTGGATGCGGCTCGTGAACTTCCTGACGTCAAGTTCGTGCTCATGGGCAACGGCCCGGCGAAAGCGCAAATCATGGCCCAGGCCATGGCAGAGCATCTCGCGAACGTTGAGTTCTGGGACGGTGTTTCTAAGTCCGCGCTGATGGAGATCCTGGCAGCGTTTGACGTCGGTATTCACTCCCTGGCGCCGATGTCTGTCCTCGAGAAGGGGATGAGTCCAAATAAGCTCTTCGACTACGTTGCTGCTGGTATTCCGGCGGTAAGCAATTGCGAGAAGGGCTTACGCCTAGTGTTCCCCGAGGACGAGTCCGTCCTCTTGGGTCCAGCAGATTCGCTCGCTGAAACGGTTTCGCGTGTCAAAAAAATGAGCCGTGGCGAAAGGAGCGCAAGAGTTGCGGCTGGGAGTCGAATCCTGGACTCCGACTACTCTCGCACGAACTCCCGACGGAAGTTGCAGGGCGTTATCACGGAAGTCCTCCGTACTTCCAAATCTGGTACGCGTTAA
- a CDS encoding glycosyltransferase: MAETALTERTDDVRAAVRARLGLSEKHLLVLAPRGLGTVYRHDEVRHAFTAAHAARPELRLIEIDTTVGHAGRAVVHRTDETLTLPRQPHDDLLDLFAAADAVISVPRADQRSTTVLEAIASGVPVLLNDLPVYRELADDGASVTLLAEPLVESLTHALTSPGTVGVRVGANRDWARMKEDRHALFDEIVQLCTGAIRH; encoded by the coding sequence GTGGCAGAGACCGCACTCACCGAACGCACCGACGACGTCCGGGCGGCAGTTCGCGCTCGCCTTGGGCTGTCTGAGAAGCACCTCCTTGTGCTGGCGCCACGCGGCCTGGGTACCGTCTACCGTCACGACGAGGTCCGGCACGCGTTCACCGCTGCCCACGCCGCCCGACCAGAACTTCGTCTCATCGAGATCGATACGACAGTCGGGCATGCCGGCCGAGCCGTCGTGCATCGCACGGATGAAACGCTCACGCTGCCGCGGCAGCCGCACGATGACTTGCTCGATCTCTTCGCCGCGGCCGACGCCGTCATTTCGGTGCCGCGAGCCGATCAGCGGTCAACGACAGTTCTTGAGGCGATCGCGTCCGGTGTGCCCGTGCTGCTCAATGACCTGCCCGTATATCGCGAGCTCGCGGACGATGGAGCGAGCGTCACGCTGCTCGCGGAGCCGCTGGTCGAATCGCTCACCCATGCATTGACGTCACCAGGAACGGTCGGCGTCCGCGTGGGAGCCAACCGGGACTGGGCTCGCATGAAGGAAGACCGTCACGCGCTCTTCGACGAGATCGTGCAACTGTGCACGGGAGCGATCCGGCACTGA
- a CDS encoding D-glucuronyl C5-epimerase family protein, translated as MLPRTRWATLYPIDCTVFGLQLADHTLAVRRPGDDGTEFLHPVATSFRILARLQVDDGLTESNRGAVTSAVRALMAAQQKDGSWRYPVSVARYGVAPGWSSAMAQGLATSALLRSADVLPDAESAVAHERIHAAVAHLLLPVEDGGCSTYDPEGRPFPEECPATPAPYILNGAAFALLGLHDYARATGEDVAASTAHRLNDLLPRWDIGYYSRYDLLGQSPSSPDYHRLHIALLSVLEELYGMEFGTYARRFHEYERRLPSRLRARMLLAVDRLFVTKV; from the coding sequence ATGCTGCCGCGAACACGGTGGGCGACCCTGTACCCCATCGACTGCACTGTCTTCGGCCTGCAGTTGGCCGACCACACGCTCGCGGTCCGCCGGCCCGGCGACGACGGCACTGAGTTTCTCCACCCGGTTGCCACGTCCTTCCGGATCCTCGCCCGCCTGCAGGTCGACGACGGTCTCACCGAATCGAACAGGGGTGCCGTAACCAGTGCTGTGCGAGCACTGATGGCGGCTCAGCAGAAGGACGGGTCCTGGCGATACCCGGTGAGCGTAGCCCGCTACGGCGTGGCGCCTGGATGGTCCTCCGCGATGGCGCAGGGGCTGGCCACATCCGCATTGCTGAGGAGCGCGGACGTCCTGCCGGACGCAGAATCGGCGGTCGCACATGAGCGCATCCACGCGGCGGTCGCCCATCTCCTGCTTCCGGTCGAGGACGGCGGGTGCAGCACGTATGACCCCGAGGGGAGGCCGTTCCCTGAGGAGTGCCCGGCGACACCTGCGCCGTACATCCTCAACGGCGCAGCCTTCGCTCTGCTGGGTCTGCACGACTATGCGCGTGCCACCGGCGAAGATGTCGCCGCTAGTACCGCGCACCGCCTGAACGACCTGCTGCCACGATGGGACATCGGCTACTACTCTCGATACGACCTACTCGGCCAGTCACCGAGTTCGCCGGACTACCACCGGCTGCACATTGCCCTTCTGTCCGTTCTCGAGGAGCTCTACGGCATGGAGTTCGGCACCTATGCCCGACGATTTCACGAGTACGAGCGCCGTCTACCCTCCCGGCTACGCGCCCGTATGCTGTTGGCAGTGGACCGACTGTTCGTCACGAAGGTCTGA